The sequence gtgtgtgtgtgcgcgtttaAACTTACATCTTTGAGGTGCCTCTTTAACTCTGATCTCTCCTCTATGATCCATTCTACAAATACACATAAACATCATGtcatatgcatattttaaagacaAACACTCACAATCTCGCAATCATAGTACTGAAATTCCACTTATCAGTTACAGATGACTTGCTCGTCATCTGAATGTCACTGCATCTCTCTATTGGATCTAATGGATCTGTCTTCAACACTTTTTGACTAATGTTTTCTCTAAGCTGTTTACATGTGTGAACAAACAGACTAATTAAATATCCTGCACAGTGCAATTTTAGGCTgtgcataaaaatgtaacagcTACAGAGAAGGCAAACGTCCACTTGGCAAGCAGCAACCGTgaacaaaaagaaacattacctctaaaacatcttaaaaaaaaggtttatttgaCTTTCAAAGAATGGCTAAATGAAATAGTCCATATAGATACAAGTGATGGTCCtgaaaaagttaaaatgctTGACAAATACTGTAACGAAGCTAGTGGGACTGCATAAAAAAATTAGCTCTGAAACTAAAATCAAATGTACAAACATGACAGCTTGACTACCTAAAATGCCACTTAACACAATAAAGTCCCATTAATGCTGTGAAAGcatctttaaaatgaaaagcatGGAACTGCAATTAACCAGATTCTCAGAAACTCAagagaaaaatatcttaaaggtatagttcacccaaaaatgaaaatttccctGAGGTTGACAGTCGTGTTGGCATGACCAGATTGCTTTTTTCTAATCGGTGCAAAAGACATCAAAATGACTCCATCAATTTTGGTCACACAGATAAGTGTTATATACGTTAGAGGTTGACTGATTAATAGGGccgatttttttgtttttttttttttttttttaagtaatcaGCATTGGCAGATTGTGCTGCAAATCAGGCTGATTTGTAGGCAGGTGCATCTGGGGGCAGCTAATTGTTGTTGCGGAATAAGTGCAACCCGTCATTTGCATGTGAAAGGAGAAACACATGCAATTCAGACAGAACTTCTGGGCTGATTGTAACATCTATGTCAACTTTCctaatgtgtctgtgtgtctgaCAATAGCCCCACAATGTCACTGCTCATGGCCAGTGCACTCTTAAGCAGTTATGAGCAGCAGGCTGTGTAATATGTGTGaactcttttatttttgttatcacTATGGCCATTTGATCTACAGCAGTGTCCAGTGATTCCCACACATTGAGTTATTTGTGGCAGCTCGTCACAATATCAAAACTGATTACCGCAAATAGATTTTCCAAAAGGCTTATACCTCATTGAATAAGCTGAGCActgcatgttttaaaataaaagtgcagCACAGGtgtttttatatgaatgtattgtTGAAAAGAACcaactgtcttcagaaaagcttagatgtcattttcatttcatctttCCTGTAATGCCTGATAAAGTAGTGTTTATGAGTGCAAGGCTTATTTGATTACAGCCGTTACCCGCTCCAAAAGCACCTCCTGCTGGCAGAGGTGTGGGAAACACTGGTGTCTGTcagcaaacataaacaaaaagctTGGGAACTGTTTTGAGAAGGTGCTTAATTTTTGAGCCATGTATTATTACTATGAATTAGGCTACtactagggatgtgacgagatccgATATGTCTCGCGAGACCAGTCGGATCTCGCGAGATCTCTTGACAATAtcctcataaaacattttgcagtgtttacattagagctgcacgattaatccttaaaatattgaGATCTCAATTCAGACACCCACGCAaccttattcctgaatgacaacgatttagctatgtctGTTAGGACTGCTTTACATCCCGAGTGTCAGTGAAGCgtgagaagcaggttttgtcgctgcccatgttaatgaatcagagggtcggggtaaatgtgaatgcagaaagagcaacacaaacagtcttttcaaccacattataatcattatttctgtgttacagacatttaaataacagaagtactgggattaaagtttatagtttgggtatgaacacttattgtctacagtagcgatcaatacatatcttgtatgtatagtaacgctAATCCTCTTCCACCAGGAGGTGGTGATAACTGCCCGTTTAagaaaaagtatgtcattgaatcattcattcaggataTTTCATTAGTCAAACAagtcccaatgtgcatactatccaccaTATCTCCCCTAAATAGTATTGGAAATTACTACTATTACATAGAATTTAGGATGgttagtatgcacattgggatgcaGGCTTAATGAAGTCAGACactgattttgttttgattttgtttaaatgaatatatgtttttaaaagacttaagcaatgaacagtttgtcagaaccactagtaaatgatgttattttgtttagttttctaatcttttttctccagaattgtgagagaatcatggtctccaatttattaaaaataactgggattctcaagtcatccagaatcgtgaagctcttgtttaaatgttgttgttttttttactgctataattcatcaaaatagaagtttaatttcctttttttggattttgtctttttcagttgaataaaagactattttccctatatatttcatcattgaggatttcttaagaaaagttaaaaaatctcatctcatctcgtctcgtctcgtgaacccagtcttgTGTCTCATCACACCCCTAGCTACTACTACCAAAATATTTGCAGTAGTTAACGTGTTATTGTGACATAAACTTGAAAACACTTACTAGTTGGGGTTTTTCACAAACTGTAATTCCAGACTAAAACGTTTGAAATCaagttaaacattttgaatatgaTAGGCAATTTTCATTGCATCAATTTCATATGATGCAAGGATGTCGCAACTCATAATGTAATAACTGCACATAATGTAATAAGCattcaattattatttgaataaaatgttcataatgtaataataattttcaatgtaatattttttcacattattgTAATAGTGTTATGTTTGGTAGTATAAAATACTTGCACAATGAAGAAGAAATACTGGAAATAGAATTTAATAATGAACTAGCAGACACATACCAAATAATCAACGAGAATGGACAGGGACAAACGGAGAACTAAAGGTTTAAGTACCGGAGCAAACAAAGGAACTGATGTGTTAATTAACAAGACACAGGTGGATATAATGATGTCTAACGAACTCTGGAAACTAGGTCACAGGGAGCAGAACTAAAaccaatgaaaacacaaaacagattAAACACTTTACAGTTCGCTCCTGGGAAGGCACAACCTcgcatcacaaaaaaaatgtccaaCCGTGGAGGGTGTTCGGGGGCTCAGGAGGAGACCtcagaacaaaagaaaaagagtccAGGGCAGAAGATACAGTCCATGGGGGAGTGGATAGTGGGAGGAGCCAGTGAGGAGCCAGGAACAGGAGGAGCCAGATGTTAATCTGGAGGCCAGCCAGGGCAAAGCCCGACAGAGATGAAGCCACAGATGGAGACCCAGGTAGAGTTGATGAGCCAGTGAGCCCACTCAACACCGATGGTACTGAAGACCGAGGTGGAGCTGCGGCAATGAGGTGGAGCTGGATAACCAGAGGACAGAGGCAGAGCCGGTGGGACAGAGGACAAAGGTGGAGCCGGGGGGAAGGTAGAGCCAGACAGAGCCAAAGGTGAAGACAGGTCGAAGACTGACCAGGGTGGAGCTGGAAGGACGAGGGAGCCTGGAGACGCTGTATGGCCGATGGTATCTGGAGGTGccgagggagggaggagccaaggcgGAGCCGAAGTGTCAACAAGACAGAGGTGGAGCAATGAGCACAGAGGCAAAAACTGGAAGCAGGGGATCCTCAGTGCTGGCTGAAGCTGATGGACTGAAGACACAGGGCAGGTCCTCCTTGTCAGTGGAAGCTGCAGAGGGGCTGAAAGACAGCAGCAGAAGTGGGACGGAGGAGGTGACTGAGAAGGTGGGAGAGGGAGGCTGAATGGGAACACAGGAAGCTCAGGAGATGCAGAAGAGCTGGATGGAACCAGCAAAGACTGGTTTGAATTGGGTTTTATCTCTCCAAACAGGGACagaaaacacagcaaaacagGTCCAGGGTTGTGACAGTTCACGTCCTTGCACCACAGAAACAACAAAGGGAGGAACAGGTGGGAACTTGACAGGAGGCTTGGGAGGAAGACAAACACCCAGGTGGAGGACAGCAGACAGAGTCTAAGGTGGAGGAGGAGCCCAGCCGACAGTAGTGGAGCAGGTGGAGGACGAGCCAAAGGTGGAGACAGAGAGCTGATGAGCCAGGGTGACGaggaggatccggagggccgaGGTGGAACTGATGGCTTTGGTGACCGATGTGGAGGCGTGGATCCAGAATGTCATGGTGGATTCAGAGCAACAGAGGGCCGAGGTGGAGCTGAAGGGATGGAGGAGCCTGACGGAGCCAAAGGGATGAGGCGCAGCCAGAGGAGTGGAGTCATGAGGCGACAGATGGTTCATGACAGACCAAGGGGAAGCTGGAAGGATAAGGGAGCCTGGGGGAGCCAGTGGACTTCCAGGCCACAGCAGAGAGGAGGGAGCTGTGGTGGAGCTGCTGGGTCAACTGGTCGAGGTGGAGTCCTGGACTCAGAGGCTTGAGGCTCTTGGGAACAGAAGCACTTCCTGAGCTGCACTCGGGAACAGAAGCCCTCCCTGAGCCAGATGTGGGAACAGCAGCCCTCTCTGGGCTTGACATGAAAACAGGAGCCCACTCTGGGCTAGACTCAGAATCTGAGGCTCTCTCTGGGCTTGACTTGGGGAcaggagccctctctgggctagaCTCAGGATCTGAGGCCCTCCCTGGACCAGACGTGGGAACAGCAGTCCTCTCTACACATAATATGAAACAGGTGCCCTCTCTGGGCTGCCTTCAGGAACAGAAGCCCTCTCTGGGCCAAACTTGGGAACAGAACTGACAGGGAGCCCAGACGAAGTCGAAAAGAGAGGGGGCAGGTTGATATATTTCTAATTTTGGAATCTCCTTCAGCATTCTCTCTGTGCTTCTGCTGTCCATGGCCTTCTCCCTTATGGCGGGCACTGTAGCCGGCTCTTGCACCTGGTCTGACGTCCCTAGCAACTCTGGCTCCGTGGCAATCCTTGGCTCTGTCACTCCATATGGTGATGGTTTGCTGGTTGCAGCGGGCTCAGGCTCTCTGTTATCGGTGGGCTCGGGATTGGGCTCTGTACATCGGGGTGATGGTGGGCTGGGCTGGGTCTAGCTGTGCTCTGGATCGGGGCCGGACATTCTCCAGACATAGAATTATAGCCTCCCTCCAGCTCAGTCCATTGGTGTCTGGGAGGTCGACGGGGCGGTAGTAATTTGCCCCAATCCAGAACAGTGAGTTTAGTGCAGTGTCATCGAACATTAAAATGGTGAGCTGACATGAACTCAACTGCATACTCCAGGAGGGACAGGCCCTTACAGGCTAGGAAGGTGAACATTGTAATGAGGGGATCCatggggaaaaaaggaaaaaaaaaaaacgttgaacaaaaataaaaaaatggagcGGAAACACACagttaagtttgtttttttttttgccagtcCAGTGTTCTGTCATGGTTGTACTGAGGCAAGAAACGCAGAGATATAAGAGAATCAAgcaacagtctttaataatccaGTCAAGGGGTAACAAAGGGTCAAAGGGGCAGGCAAGAGACATATGTAGCACATCAAAATGCTGCCAACACTGGACAAAGAATTCAAAGGAACAGACTTTACTACAAGTACAAATGTAAATGAGGGTAAATAATgtgacacacctgaaccaaatgACACAATCAAACATGAGGGAAAAACTAGACTAGACAGAAAacacagaaattatttttttttgctttcagcACAAACtgtgctacaataatatgtgagcaagatggatgtacatgtctgcattttttagaaaaaaagatttgtgtgGTTAGtacattttggggaaaaaaaaaaaaaaaggagctgaaataaggccataaaaCTCAAACTGATTAGTTCTGAATAAAACTTTTGAGTAATCAGTCTTGTAGGCTAGAACATTTAGCCAAGATAAACTAGATGAATCCTTACGCTTTGTGTACTGAGGTGATGTGAGCATTTACATGCCTGTGCATCTCATATGGAAGATTGTAatatcaaaagtgaaagtagcGCATGGGTGTGATcacattaaatgcaattagtaCAGATGGGAAAGACTGGAAGTGTTGGTTTCATATGGGTTACTTACTGGGTCACAGAATATTGGTTTTCAACTTGACTTTcttttaaaagtagacactttctatagatatatctctcatcTCTGTGTGTCAAGTTGATGTTattgtgagtgtacacaaatataaGTAGACACATAATGGttttaaatgatgtataaaactTATTTGTCTGACCAAAATCGACAGAGTATTTTTAGTGTCTTTCGcactgatcttaaaaaaaagtttgtgccGGCACATCTGTCGACCATTATTTATGCTATTATAATTTTGCAGGGTAAAgtgaaattattaataacattgttaaaatgtgatATAAAGTTAAGGAAATTGgcctttaaataaacaaaaatcacgtggaaatcaatttaaataaattatactattCAGTAACTTTAGCCATATAATTTTGTAGCCATATAACTATTGTcatgtaactttttattttcagtaaaaccagtgtaatatatttttgttcaataatattttttctcttttcttttgtattttgagaTAATTTCATGgtactaattaatatttatgtaataattatgataattttattaccattaaaaatcatactttttttctaatattagTTTTCAGTTACTtttcaattaaagaaaaaaggaaaggaaaggacgtgacgtgaggccaagtatggtgacccatactcggaatttgtgctctgcatttaacccattcaagtgcacacacacagcagtgagtagtgaacaaacgcgcacacacacacacacacacacaccgtgaacacacacccagagcagtgggcagccaaaTTGCTATCGCTGATAAATAGAGACAATGGGCCTCATCAATCTAACGTAGAAACGAGCACAGATCCGAGTACACAAATCAACTTACAACAGAGTTCCCGAGTGATTCATGAAACATTTGTATGCCACCAATCCCATCACACAAGAGATTGTACGTTGATAAATGTGGTGTCACATGAAAAATCATCATTTGAATGTCATGCCCCTAAAAATAACCTGCTTTCAAAGCCTTGCCCTTAGAGTTTATGACCAGGTTTATGTTACCCGGCCAAAAAGAGTAAGTAAATCTCATGAAAGATAAATTGATCTTACTCTGAAAACACCCCTTAACCGTATAAATGCAGATAACAATGGCattaatttatatgtttattaataccaggtgtaaaTGTGGTCTCTTACTGTCCCACATACTTGAGATTCTTCAGTTTATATTTTGGATCCTTCCTTCTGTCGTTCAGCAGTTGCATTCCTGaatctcctgggtgattgtagctcagatccagttctctcaagtgtgaggggtttgaactcagagctgaagacaaatacccacagccttcctctgtcaccatacagccagacaacctacagacacacacagtcagatcatctacagacacaaaATCAGATCAATTCCAAACAAACATGTAACACGCAGGGTTTATAATCTGAAGTTTACTTGAACAAACCTTTGACTGTACTGATGTAGTAGAAGTAAAGCTAAGACTATTACATGCATTCTGTGATTATTGAATTTAAGACAGAacttaaagctaaaaaaaaaaaatttagaagggttattttagattacattttgtttaaataaagtctTCATAACATCAACATTGCTCCTGAAAATCACATCACCCAGAATCATATTTGCTGAAGTGacaattttgttctctttgacttaAATGGAATTggtgcttattcgcaaatgttttatgcaacaTTCTAATTTTGCACACAAGCTAAActgcaactttggatggaaacccggttacagatttggaatgacatgaaggtaagtaaatgagaacagaatttgcatttttgggtgaaatatctctttaaatacctcagtatctccagctgACACTTTGAATTCTTCAGTCCCTCAGAAAGCATCTGTACACCAGagtcctgcaggtcattgtaactcagatccagctctctcaggataGAGTTTGCGGATTGTAGAGCTGAAGACAAACTCTCACAAcactgagcagtgagattacaggACTGTAGGCTGTATGGAGGacaatacaaatatacaaaatataaactattttttagtttatattttgattaaatgtgcCATTAAACAACGCTAAACAGTTAGATTACTGGACTCTAGCCTTTGTGGAGAGCAAACATACTGTAGTAGTGATGCAGTAGCAGCAAAGCTAAAACCATTGCATGTATCCTGATCCTGAGTTTTAGAATTTAAggctaaaacaatttttaaagaatgacaactttctttcttcagttgtaaagaaattatgttttctgagaaaaaaaattcaggatttctctccaaatatggtgcccccgagtttgaaattccaaaatatagtttaaatgctgctgcaaagggctctaaacaatcccagctgaggaagaagggtcttatctagcgaaacaattagctattttctaaaaaaaaaaaaaaaaaacaatttacatactttttaacctctagctctgtgtgaactcagTTTTTTCGGGACAGTTAGGGtagtcgaaaaactcccatctcattttttccctccaacttcagaatcgtcctacatcgctgttttacctttttttgtaaaggccattTGACCTTCTTcacacgttcactttgtaaacactgggttggtacttctgcagcgatgtagaatgattttgaagttggaagagaaaatgagatgggagtttttcgacctaccttaactgtattaaactggaatacacagagtttgtgcagagctagacaagacaagcatttgaggtaaaaaagtatataaattgccaatttgtttagaaaataactgatcgtttttattatttacaatttgcattttaataaaccTGCTAACGTTACAGCAGCGGGAAATATGAACATGCATAAGTTATTTAATATGCGTTATGTAAATGTTTCGTTTTTTTTACCTAAAACATAGAGACACTGATGTTGATGTGTCTGCATTCAAGAATTTCATTGGGCTTAAACAGAGCACCCTTTAACAGCAGATTTAATTGAGCCGTCATCTGTGAACTCTCAGACAAGCCAGCCGCCGCCTTGATTTAAATGCTCTGTCTATTTTTGGAATTATGGTACGAATATGTGGTGCAGCCAAAAATCTGAGAAAGATGCTTTATCACAACACCGTAATTCAACAAACAGACTTGCAGCAAAATCCAGGTGGCAGCTGGCTTGACCGAGTGTTCACAGATGGCAGCTTACTTGACAGCAGTGTGTTTTCATGACAAAATGTGGTTTGGGGACTGTGTAGAGTCGTTGGGTGACACAGTTGTTATATCATTTATGTAGTGTCGCATAGTGTGAACACCACAACAACTTAAAGACAGACAAGCAAGTCATGTAGTCTGAACAGCACAGCGATCTGCTGACGTTTAAAGTCGTGTAGTGTGAACTTGGCTTAAGAAAGCCCATGCTAAAATCATAAATGTGatcatgtttttaaagtgattgttttcaGTGTTACTTACTGAACTGATCTGGATTCTTTAACCACAGGTAACAGATTCTGAAGAACTTCATCTGCTGTATGTTGTTCTCCAGTAAACTGTTTCAGATCAAACACATCCATCTTCTGCTCTGATGTCAGCAACACATAAACCAGAGCTGACCACTGTGAAGACGAGAGTTTGGCTTTTCTTATTTCTCCAGATTTCAGATAATGTTGCATCTCCTGCATCAGTGAATCATcacccagttcattcagacagcGGAACAGATTCAGGGATCTCTCTGGAGAGTGATTCTCACTGATCTTCTGTTTGATGTAATCAATTGTTTCCTCTTTGTTGTAAGAGCAGCTTCCTGTCTGTGTCAGTAGTTTTTGTAAGAGAG comes from Labeo rohita strain BAU-BD-2019 unplaced genomic scaffold, IGBB_LRoh.1.0 scaffold_2108, whole genome shotgun sequence and encodes:
- the LOC127159361 gene encoding ribonuclease inhibitor-like; this translates as MQEMQHYLKSGEIRKAKLSSSQWSALVYVLLTSEQKMDVFDLKQFTGEQHTADEVLQNLLPVVKESRSVHLQSCNLTAQCCESLSSALQSANSILRELDLSYNDLQDSGVQMLSEGLKNSKCQLEILRLSGCMVTEEGCGYLSSALSSNPSHLRELDLSYNHPGDSGMQLLNDRRKDPKYKLKNLKYVGQMDHRGEIRVKEAPQR